In the Symphalangus syndactylus isolate Jambi chromosome 17, NHGRI_mSymSyn1-v2.1_pri, whole genome shotgun sequence genome, AGGGGCGGCGGCGCGGCGGCGCGGGGACGCGCGGTGACCGTTGGCGCCGAGGGGAGGAGgcagccgccgctgccgccgccgccgccgccgccgccgttgCGCAGATCCGGGCCGCGGCTGTGGGGAGGGCGACGGAGCGGGTGACCTTCCGGAGGCGGGAGCGAGCGAGGAGGCCCGGGAGCGCCGAgcgtcgccgccgccgccgccatgaACAACTCGGGCGCTGACGAGATCGGGTGAGGACGAGCGGCGCGGGCCTGCGTCTCCGCCCCGAGCCCGGCCCGCCGCTCCCCGCCGCCCGGCCTCAGACGCCGCCCCCCGGGGCCGCCCCGTCAAGGTCACGCCGGCCGGGGGCGGACTCGGGACCCGGACTCGCCGCGGCTTCGCGCCGGGGGCCCTGGACGGGTGCCCGGGGTCTGGGGGGTCCTTGCGCCCCCGCCGCCGCCTCCCGGCTTCCCGTCCTGGGGGACCCTGAAGGAGAGCCTGAGGGGTCCGGGGGGCCCCTCCGCCGCCTCCAGACTTCCTGGTCGGGGGAACCCCGAACGACAACCTCGGGGAGGTGTCCTGGGGCGCTCCTGCCGCCGCTTTCCGATTGCGCGTCCTGAGGGACCCCGAATGGGAGCCAGAGGGGTTCGGGGGCCCCCGCCGCCGCTTCCCGGCCGTGGCGGCCCCGAACGGGAACTTGGGGGGGCCTGGGGCGCCCTCGTTGCCGCCTGTAGGCTTCCTGGCCTGGGGGACCCCGAATGAGAACCTGAGGGAGTCTGCGGGGAGTCCGGGGCGCCCTGGCCGCCGCATCCCGGCTTCCTGGCCGGGGGACCCCGAACTGTGGCCTGGGGGGTGGTCCGGGGCGCCCCCAGCGCGCGCCCAAACTTGGCGGGCGGCGCACGTGGCGAGCCGAGCCGAGGGTTCCGGTTCTGCCACCGCCCAACTTATCCCACTCGGGGCTCCCGGCTCCCCGCTCCCATCCCACCCCCCCAGAGTGGTAAGGTTGGGAGGAGTTCGCAAACCCAGGGCCCGGGGGGCTCGGGTCAGCCGGGGCCTGCTATGTTTACGTTGCCTCGGCGCCTCCCCGCCGGGGGTGGGCTTGAGCTGCGGAAGGAAGAGTCAGCGCTTCCGAGGCGGCGATGGGCCGGCGGATCTTTGCTGAGCCGAGGCGTCCCCTCCCGTAGGAGCCTGACCTGCTCCGGACCCCGCCGGGCCGGGAAACCTCATTTCGCTGTGCCCAGGGGCTCGGCTCCATTCTTTGGTAGGAGCGGCTCCTGCAGCAGCGACGTTGTTTTAGAGTTGCATTCTTCGGCAAAACAGTCTGGGTTGGGTTTCCTAGTGGTCTGGTGTAAATGTCTCGGTGCCCTTAGCTTTGAGCAGCGCCCTGTGTTCTCAGCGCTGGGCTTGGCTAGTGCAAGACCGGTTGCTGCTAGAGGGTTGCCTTGGCAGGCCCCTCTCCCACCAGCTACAGGTCACACTTGTGGATGGGAAATGCGTTTTGTGGGTTCTCCCCCTCCCCAGACAAAACAAAAGAGCACCTTCCGTTGGAGAACCGTGATGAAAGCACTTAGCCCCTGCCTTGCCCGTGCTGTGAGTTCTCTCCAGGCACTTTGACTTGGCAGGGTCCGTGTGCCTGTGTGGGAGACATTGCAGGGATGGGCCTGAGCAGGGAGTCCACCGGCCACGGGGGATGGAGCCATCGACTTTGGGGTGAGGCAGGGAAAGGGCTCCCAGATCGGGTACCTGGGTTAGGTCCATTCAAGCCGCGGGTGAACGTGGGCCTGTTCCACCCAAGCCGTGGCTGTGAGGAGGCTGGAGAGAGGTGAGGGCTCCTGCCCCTTCCCTCCCTGCATGGACACCCTTGGGAAGTGGGGCAGCTGGGGCTGGAGGGGTCCCACCCACAGCACAGATAGGCTTGCAGGCCACCCGGACGCCACGGGCTGCGTGGAGGAGGACTGGAGTGCATGGACCCTGCTCTCCTCCTCGGCTACCGGGAGTGTCCACTGCTTTCTAAGTCAGACTCCGTGGGCAAGAAGTGTTGCCACAGCTGCACCTCGCATGGGAGACCAGCTTCTGTTCTATGTGGAGTCCAGGGTCTACTCTGACTTCCTTGCTGTGTGGAGTTGTTATGTGGGTGAAGTGCTTGTGACCCTGCGAAGCGCCCTCCTGGCAGGTCCCCTGCAGGTGCGGTGGGTGCCACGCGGGAGGGTGCTGAGCTTGGATGGAAGCAGGCCTTCTCTGCAGCAGATGGCGGCTCTCAGGACGCCATGGGTCTGTGGTGTCCCTTATCCACTGGGGGGGCTCGGCAGCCTGAGGAGCTGCCTCTTCCTGATGCAGAGCCCTCACTGCTCACTGCCATGGAGGAGGCAGGAGATCCCGCCGGACCCCGCTTGGAGGGCTGGGCCTGGCGCGCGCGTGGGTGCGGGGTCAACGCCTCAGGAGACTTGGAGCTCGGCAGCCCCCTGTTCTGGGACACTTGTGGCCGTGCAGCTGCTGCCCTGGGAAGGTGGGCTAGGGAGCCATCCTTGGGGGAAGCTCTGCTTTTGAGTCTGAGAAGTTGTCCCAAGTTTCGAGGGTACCTGTGCTGGCTTAGAAGTCCATGTAAAGCCTGATAGGGGATGAGAGTCAGCTGAGGCCTGCCGCTGATAACGGATGCCTTACGCACACAGACTTCAGTCAGCTTGAGGAGGGGGACTGCATGCGGGAGGAAGCGCATAGGAgtggtggggtgtggggagtcCCTGTCCGGACCATGGTGGGTTTGGCACATGGACCCCACGTGGTGGATATGATGGACAGTGTCCTCATTTGGGAGCGGGGCCTGTCCCGGTCCTCTTGTGAAGGGTGGGGGACAGGCACTGACCTGTTGGGAGGGTTAGAGGGTTGGCACCAGCTGGTGGCCTGGAGCGCTCAGGGCACAGGTGATCAGGAAGGCCTGAGTCTCCAGTGTGCCCTCCCTGGCCTTGTGAAGTCATCTTAAAGTCTGGGTTGAGCGCATTTGACTTGGATTCTGGGAAGCTGACACAGTGCAGCCGGGGTCGCCGCATCCTGTCGAGTAGCTGCTGGATGCTGGGCGCCTGGGTGGTGGGCCAGGTGTCAGGGATAGGGCCCGTGCCCGGCTTCCTGGGGAGAGGACAGAGGCTCAGAGGGGTCACCTCCAGCGCCCAGGCCGTTGTGTTCTGCTGGCCTCCAAGGCAGCACGCGGTCATGGAACTGGAGAGAGGTTTATGGAAGATTTTATCTGGTACACTGGGGAATGGTAAGACGGGGACACCTGGAAATACTGTAGGGAAGTcacagagggaggaaggacacAGCGGAGAGAGGAGAAAGCCGCCTCTGGGCAGCTTTGAGGGTGCCCATGGGACTGTGGCCGGGGCCGTGCAGCTCAGAGCAGGCCCATGGCAGGTCTCTGGGTTTATTGGGTGGCTGTGGAAGGAGACATCCTGAGTGGGGCTCCTGGCTGGGCCCCTAGAGGCCGTGACCACTTGTACCTGTGCAGAGTGAGCACGAAGCACCTGGCAGGGATTGTTGGTCAGGCCAGAGAGGGCCGTGATCTGGGGGAGGCTGTTGCAGTGTGGGGAGTGATGGGGAACCTCATAGGGCTGTGCCGGCCTTTCTGGGGCTCTCTTGGTGCATTTGAGGTTACTCTGAGGCAGGTCTCCTGGGCTCTGCCAGCACTCTGGCCTGGATCACTCTGGGGCACTGTGGGCACTACAGGGTGCTGGGCAGCATCTTTGGCCTCCAGTCACTCCGGGTCAGGAGTACCCCCAGTCGTGACAACCACAAATGTCCCCGGACATCACCCAGTGTCCTGCTGGGGGGGAGCCACCGTCTGGGAGCATCTGTGCTTTTGGCCTGGTTCCCCCTGCGCTGGGGGCAGCTGCTCCTTGTGGTTTACGGCTTGTCCTGTGTCGGCTCCTTTGATTCCTGTGAATGGGCCGTGAGGTTGGATGAGCTCCTGACTGGCTCGCCTTGGCTCCGATGGTCTGGAGCAGGCCGGCGTCTAGAAAGGCAGCAGCATGGCCCCTGGCCCTTGCCCTTCACACAGCAGCAGCTCCCCAGTGGCCCAGAGCTAGCAGCAGCGCACAGCGTGCGCAGCTGTGCTTGTAGCCTTGGCTCTAACTCTTGGCTTTGCcagagagactgaggcacagaggagttGAGGGATGTGCCCGGGGTCACCCTAGGGAGTGGAAGAGCCGGAGCTGGGAGTCCACACTCCTCCACTGCCCGCCCCGCACGGAGGGCGCTCCTGGTCGGGCGGCTGTGCGCATGGTGCGACCCGTCAATCTGAGGTTGTGCTGTCTTCTGTGGACTGAGGCCTTTTCCCATCCAGGCCTGGTCCCCGTGACACCATGTCATGATGTCAGAATCCCTGAGAGCTGTGACAGGGCTTTTGGCAGAGGCCACTCATTCGACAGATGCTTATGGGCTGAGCTTCCAGCTTGTCTCCAGGCGTTGCCAAGGAGGACACTGGTCcgcctgggagggtgaggctggcAGGGAGAGGATGAGGGTGACCAGTTAGCACCCAGGATGTAGGCATTCATGGGCTCCTTCAGCACAGCAGCGCGTTCCTGTTCACGGACTGCTCCTGTGTTCTGTGGACCCCACACCCTGCAGGCGTTGGCTGGGGGAGGGCATCTTACCCTGCTGGTGAGAGGGAGGCCAGGCTAtggagggtggggctgggctCACTGGCCTGAGGCAGTGGGTGAAGTGGTCCCGGTTCCCACCTGGTCTTAGGGGCAGGAAAGTCCCTAAAGGTTCTTCCTCATGCTCTGGAAGAAGAGCAGGGCTCCCCATGCATCAGCCGCCACTGGGCCTGGGCTTCTGCCTCTTGAGATTGTGCACTGAGCTGAGTGTGACTGGCGGAGCCCAGAGCCAGGTGGGGTCTGTGGGGAGGCAGGCTCCTCCTGGCTTGGTCCCCCGGCCCAGCAGGAAGGGAAGGGTCGCCTGCCAACTGCCCCCGTTGAGGCTGCTGGCCCCGAAGGGCTGGGCTGGCCGCCGCTTTTTGAAGCCCGCTCTGGTGCTGCCAGGAGGTCAGGGCTCTTTGTGGTCAGCCTGGGCCAGAGGAAGCCTCTGCAGATGGACTTCACGCATAAATACCGCACAGCCACCCCGCCCCGATGGCACGCAGCAAGCGAGGTTGCCATCCAAAACGGCTTTTGCTTTAACAGGCAGAAGAGGGTGGCTGCGCCGGCCACCGTGGATTGAGCACCTGCCAGGTGTCGAGCTGCAGGTCCAGGGTGCCAGGCTTGCAGATCCTGGGAGATGTTCATCATGACCTTCGGTGGGCAGACTGCACACCGGACTCCAGGTTGCAAGGGAAGAAGTGGAGCTCGCCCCACGCCTCCCCCACTGATGAGAACACCCCTTTTGGGTTTGTGGGGTGTGAGGTCTGTAGGAGCCGCGACTTCCAGTGTCAGAGATGCCATCAGCTGGGTGATGACTCTCCCACCCAGCGGGCCCCTCAGAGGCAGGGCCTCCTCAGAGGCAGAGTGCAGGAGCCACATTGCTCGCTGACCCCTTCATCTGCATAGGCCAGTGTTGCATTGCCCCGTTAACGTCCTCGGTCCACACGCTTCCAGCCCAGGTGCAGGCTGAGCAAGCCTGGAGCTGAGGACAAGCGGACTGCCAGCCCCGTAGCAAGCCCACGAGAGCCAGCAGCTCCTCCTGTTGGCCTCTGCCCGTGCCCGGCTCCCTGGACTCCGACGTTTACTTGTGTGAGAGTTGGTTTTGCTGCCTGGGCAGTTGATGGACAGTGTCTGGGAGGTGCTTGCCCAGGGCCCCACATGTTTCTGGGGTGCCGGCTTCTCACTCACGACCTGGTGAGGTTGGGAGCCAGGAGCTTTCATATTTTATTGATTAAAACATCCTGAGACTCAGAAGTAGGGACTTTGTGCCAGGGCCCTGGAGGCAGTCCCTGCCACTGAGGAGATGACCCTGCCTTCCGGGACTTCCTGGAGGCTTCTGTCTGTAGACCAGGGAGAAGGTGTTAGCCGGTGGCTCCTGAGCAGTAGTAAAagaaacatggacacaggaagcttTAGCGTTGGAAGCTGCTCTCAGATATTTCAATAGTAACACAGtgtggttgggcgcggtggctacgcctgtaatcccagcacttggggaggccgaggcgggcggctcacctaaggtcaggagttcgagacacaGCTATGTGAAACGAAAGCTATGTGTTGCTGTCTCAGATTTCATAAGTAATGAGActtatttcaaaagaaacttaAATTCTGTCTTGTTCTCAGTAATGGAAGTCTTTTATGCCATAATTGTGtatataacttctttttttttttttttttttttgagacggagttttgctcttgttgcccaggctggagtgcaatggcacgatcttggctcaccacaacctccgcctcccgggttcaagtgattctcctgcctcagcctcccgagaagctgggattacaggcacgcaccaccacgcccggctaattttgtatttttagtagagatgaggtttctccatgttagtcaggctggtctcgaactcccaacctcaggtgatccgcccacctcggcctcccaaagtgctgggattacaggcgtgagccactgcgcctggccttataaCTTCTAACTTAcaggaaaattacaaaaattccCATATCCTCTGGCCCTGCCAGACTCGCCATTGGCTGACATTTTACCCTTTGGCACATGGTGCCTCTTGCCCCACCCCCAgtgaagtgtgtgtatgtgtgtgtgtgtgtttagatggaccctcactctgtagcccaggctggagtgcagtggcgcgatcttggctcaatgcaacctccgcctcctaggttcaagcagtacccctccctcagcctcctgagtggctgggattgattataggtgcgtgccactgagcccagctaatttttgtatttttagtagagatggggtttcaccatgttggccgagctggtctcgaactcctgacctcaggtgatccgcccacctcagccttgcagagtgctgggattacaggcctgagccactgcacccgtcccCACTGTGTGTGTTTCTACTGAAATATTTGAGAGTAGCTGGAGACCGATACAGTCCCCTTTATGTGGACACTGAGATATCTGTTGTTTCCCAAGAACAATGACATTCTCTCACATGAACACAGCACAGTGGTCAAAATTGAGAAAGTGgctgggcgcagcagctcacgcactttgagaggctgaggcggggacggatcatgaggtcaagagatcgagaccatcctggccaatatggtgaaaccccatctctactaaaaatacaaaaattagctggccgggcgcctgtagtcccagctgctcgggaggctgaggcaggagaatcgcttgaacctgggaggcggaggttgcggtgagccgagatcgtgccactgcactccatcctgggcaacacagcgagacagcgtctcaaaaaaaaaaattgaggaagtttttttttttttaagttttatttgaatattttttatttttttaaattttatttaagagatgagatctcttgtcaccccggctggagtgcagtgacacaatcacggctcactgcagccttgacctcgacTCAAAacgatcgtcctgcctcagcctcccaagtagctgggactacaggtgcccgccactacctGGCGTCTcgttttgttgctcaggctggttttgaactcctggcctcccgtaatgctgtgattacaggcgtgatctgCACCCAGCTGAGAAAGACAGTATTGATACCAGGTTATCTAACCCCCTGGCCCTGTTTCAGGTTTCTCAGCTGTGCGTTTCTAACCCTTCCCCCTTAATACacaatttttgaaatttaaatgagGACCGAAACTGGACTGGTCTGACGAGTTCCTTCTGCCAgcgaggtgggggtggagggggacTGGACTGCTTGGAGGACACCTGCCTGTTACCTGGCTGTTTGGTGGGTGCAGTGCCAACTAGAGGCTATTTCAAGTGActtgggtttggtttggttttcagggttttttgtgtgtgtgtgttttgtttgtttgtttgctttttgagaatGCTTGAACTTTAATTCCAAAGGATTGTGTAAATGAGCATTTTTCCAGTCAGTTCCAGCCAGCCTTGAGGGCCCTTCCTTCATGGGGTGGGGGCTGCTGCTAACTCCTGCTGGGTGCCGGGCCCTGCTGGCATGGATGTGGGCGGGGCTGGCCCTGACTCAGCGCGGGCACAGCCTATGGGGAGTGAGGCACGCGGAGGCCTCGCTCCTCCCACGGTCTCTAGGCCTGACCTCAACGCTCCCTGGCCTGATTGCGAAGAGTGTGTGGGAGACGCAGGATTTTAAGTTAATGAGGCCTAAACCTAAGCCTGTTGCTGTTGCGTGATCAGCATGGTTTTCCCTGAAATTTGCCTTTTCAGATCTTGTCTCTAAGGGTCAGGAAGCACAGGGCGGCTGGCACACCCGGCCTCTAAttcttcccgcctcagccctcCCCGCCGAAGAATGGGGCTGGGGGGTTGCTTGTTGACATTTTGAAGACGGCAGTGGGTGCCTTTCCTGTGGTGGGAACATGCTTTGTTTTTCACACACTAAATTTAAATTAGCGTTTCTTAGGGAAAAAGAAGGAACAGAGACAAGCTCCTGGCGGTTGGCCGTGGCAGACACTTCGCCAGGGGCTGACTCGTGGGGGCTGAGTGCGCAGGTCCCAGGTGATGGTTGATGAGAGGTGATGAATGTGCCAGCCGCCTTGCAGGGGTCTTTCCTGGCGAGCTGGCAGGAGCGGGGAGGAGCACGTTGCTCCTGAGTGCTGGTGGGGCAGTAACGTGTTTTTGCTGAAGGCCGAAGCCAAAGGTGGTGTGTTGGCCGTCAGGGACACGGGCCCCGCGTGGGAACCAAGGGTGGTGTGTTGGCCGTCAGGGACACGGGCCCCGCGTGGGAATGGTGCTTTCAGGATTCTTGCGGCTCGGGTGGGAGCTGTGGCCTGCATGGTGTTTTGCTCTCTGGAGACCAAGGGTGATGATGGGCTGGCACTGAGTCACCGCTGAGATTCAGCTCAGGGACTTCATTTCTGAATACGTGTCCTCTTTCCCAGGGAAAGCAGGCAGGATGGGAGAGTCGCCAATAGAACCACCtcttccctgcctcctgggtttggggGAAGCTTGAATGACATCTAAGGCCCCGTGCCTGGGTAAGCCTTGTGGCCCATGTGTCTCAGACATGCCCAGTGGGTGCCATGGCGGACGCAAGGTGGCACAGTCCCCACTGGGAGTTGGAACAGCCAAGGGCCCTGGGGCCACCTGGAGCGGCAGTGAGGTGGAAAGGTGGGTGGGCCCTCGGGCGTCGCTTCAGGGTCGATGGCAGACGCCTTGGGAGAGCTCCAGCTCATCTGCCCGGAAGAGACAGCCCCAGGATGGGGGTGGCGCGGGTCTTTGgtgggaggcaggcaggaagTGCCAGTGCTGAGACTGAATTTCAGGCCCTTCTCATCTGCCAATAAGAGACAGCCCCAGAATGGGGGTGGCGCGGGTTTGTCGGGGATAAGTAAGTGGGGCCAGTGCTGAGACTGGTGCTTCAGGGTCTTCACCTTCGTCTGTGGGCCCCTCGTTCATTCGTGAGTGCAGGCTCATTGGGAGGCTTCTGTCTGTGTCCCCCCAGCCCCGCCCCAGGTTGTAATTCAGAGGCCATGTGGCATAGGCGTCTAGTTTACTGTGCATCATTTCAGATCTAGACTTCTACATTCTTTTTCCTGGttataaaatacttgcaaaagcTGTAGGAAAGTGAGCCTGTGTCCCACTCGGCAGCAGCGCAGGTGAGCGTGGCCTGTCGCAGGAACTCGTCACTTGCTGCGCTTGAGGTCGGCGTGCGGCTCTGTGGCACAGTCCTCTCCCCATGGCAAGGCTTGGGATCATCTTTCATGTCTGCAGACAGCATGGGCGAGGCTGACTCGCCATTGCTGTGAGCTTTGTGTGCTGTCACGTGCACAAGCACGTTCGCGTAAACTGCTTCTGTGGCTTGAATTAAGACCAGCTTGGCTCGGATGGGAGCGTTTCTAAGGTGAGCACTGTCTTGATCCTGAATGTTTTCTCATTGAATTGCAGGAAGCTCTTCGTGGGCGGTCTTGACTGGAGCACGACCCAAGGTAGGTGGGGAAGGGCTGTCAGGTGGGTACTGCAGACAGGGCTCTAGGACCTTGGCCTTCAAGCTCTGTCTGCCCGCCTCTTGCTACTGTCTTGGATGTTTTAAAGCCCTTTTGACATTGTTCTGATTTCTGGGCAGGGGACATTGGAGTTGGCTGGGGCAGAGCAAGTGTATTTGCTCTGAGACTGTTAATTTGGTACTTCCGTCCCAAGTTACAGAGAAGACTTCAAGCTGCAGGTTCCTAGCTCCGGGCTGAGGTGGCTTGTGGAGGCAGACAGCTGTTGTCTGGAAGTgcagggggctgggggctggccaGGCTGTTACTGAGTTCAGAACAGGAGGAAAGAGTGTGTAGCAAAGTCGGCGCTCCTTGGCCACTGCCAGCATTCAGAGTTGTTGTGTTTGCCTTGCCTTAAACGTTGCCTTCCTGGACGCCCACAAAGTCAGGTTGTAACCGCTGGCCACTGCTGTGCTCACTGGCAGCCCCTGATTTACGTGAGGACCTCAAGTGTGTGTGGAGCAGAATCCCCCAGTGCCGCGTCGCTCAGTGTGTGGCTGGTGGACTAGAGGAGGGTGCATGCCGGCAGCACCACCAGGCACGTGCCTAATGCTCTGGCcctgtgtgtttgttttcttcctgatTTCTGAGCAGAGACTCTGCGCAGCTACTTTTCCCAATATGGAGAAGTCGTAGATTGTGTTATCATGAAAGATAAAACCACCAACCAGTCTCGAGGCTTTGGGTTTGTCAAATTTAAAGACCCAAACTGTGTGGGGACGGTGCTGGCCAGCAGACCGCACACGCTAGACGGCCGAAACGTAAGTGCCCTTCGGGAGCTCACACCCGCTCTGTGTCTCGCCTGTCCTTCCTCTGCTTCATTTTTTCCTGGACTCCGACCGATGTTTGCGTTAGAGCATGTTTGAACGTGGGGTTCATTGGGAAGGATTAAGCCTTGGTGCTGAGGCTGGATATTGCAGGAGGATACAGGGTGAATGGAGCCGGCGGGGCAGGGTAGGGCGGGCCGGGCTGCTGTGCTGTGGCTGCTGTTGTGCTGACACCTTCTTTCCTAGAGAAACAGCCTCTTATTCACAACCAGCTGATTTGAAATTTCCTACAGATCGACCCCAAGCCATGCACACCCCGGGGGATGCAGCCAGAGAGAACACGGCCGAAGGAAGGATGGGtaaggggctgggctgggcggcCTCCTTGTGTGTTCTCCACTCCACATGGAAAGGAAATGTGTGCCTTCAATCTGCTGTTGTCGCTCATTAAGATTGAGAGCGACACAGGTCTTCTAGGTTGGCACTCGAGCAGCTGAGGATCACCCAGATTTATCAGTGCCGTGAGTGTTACAGCCAAGAAAATTCCTACTTACCtatcttaagggaaaaaaaagatagctCATGCCATTGATTATCAGGAGCCAGTCATCTTCCCTCTGTGCCCTGTGTGCCCTCTGTGCCGGGCCTGcccctcccactgcctggccctCCTCAGAGGTGGGCCATCCTTCCACTGCCGGGGCTGGGCCGGGCCGTGTCAGCTCGTGCTGGCCACTTTACTGCTCCACTTGAGATCCCCTGATGCGGCAACTTGGATTCTCTGACCTGCGGCCCTGGTGCTTGCCTGGCCGACAGGGCACCGTCCTGGCATGGGGTCTCCTTGGCATTTGGATCGCACCACCACTCACACCTCACCTTCCTCCAGCCCTGCAGTTCTCACACCGGCACCTGGAGCCTGGTGGGACGGTGCAGATGGAAGAGATCTTAGCCCAACAGAACGTGCTGGACAGTGCAGACCTGGAGGCCTGCTGAGGCACCGGGTGCCAGCCTCTCCACAGTGTGGGCAGCAGGGCGgggcccaagaatctgcatttctagcagAATCCCGTCTACTGCAGGCTTCAGAACACTTggaacagttctttttttttttttaactttttattgggAAACTTTTTAACTacagaaaaattagaagaatgacaCAAAGAATATCTAAATATACCATCTAGATTTatccattattaatattttgccaaatgtatctatatgtattgaCATCCATCTCTGTCCACATACACCATTCCTAAGGACCGGAGGGTGCGTCTCCTAAAATGACGGCCACCCCCGCATGCACCCACCGTCAGCACGCTGGAAAGCGGCTGCAGGGAATCCCGTGTCATCTGTGTCCAGGCCATGTTCCCAGCTCCAGAACTGTTTCACAAGTGTCTCACATAGCTGGTTTTTTCAGACTGGAATCCAAGGTTCATATTCCGTCTGGTTATTAATTAATGTCTCTCTAgcttttattaagatataatggGCATGTAGTAAACTGCGCCACTTGATGGATTCTGACCCATGCACACACTCATGAAACCATCCCTACAGTCACGGCAGCGAGCACTCACCCCCAAATATTTATAGTCTCTTAATTCAAAGCAGTTGGGACAACTTAAAATATGATATAGCCTtggataggaaagaaaaaaaaaggatggttggtgggtgggggcaggaggagagcACCCCATCCCCAAGGGCAGCCCAGGAGCTGGACCCGAGACTCCTGGCTCTGGCCACCCAGTGAGTGCCGAGGCCCCGGGAAGTGGTGTCCAGGAGCAGGCGCCCTTGCCAGTGGGAGGCCAGCAGAAGGGGCTGTGTGGTTTGGGCCAGTGTTTCACGCAGCTCTGGAGCTGCTGGAGGTTTCCGCAGTCATCACTGTCACCTGCTGGAG is a window encoding:
- the LOC134733004 gene encoding uncharacterized protein isoform X2; protein product: MDTLGKWGSWGWRGPTHSTDRLAGHPDATGCVEEDWSAWTLLSSSATGSVHCFLSQTPWARSVATAAPRMGDQLLFYVESRVYSDFLAVWSCYVGEVLVTLRSALLAGPLQPEELPLPDAEPSLLTAMEEAGDPAGPRLEGWAWRARGCGVNASGDLELGSPLFWDTCGRAAAALGRESRQDGRVANRTTSSLPPGFGGSLNDI
- the LOC134733004 gene encoding uncharacterized protein isoform X1; translated protein: MDTLGKWGSWGWRGPTHSTDRLAGHPDATGCVEEDWSAWTLLSSSATGSVHCFLSQTPWARSVATAAPRMGDQLLFYVESRVYSDFLAVWSCYVGEVLVTLRSALLAGPLQVRWVPRGRVLSLDGSRPSLQQMAALRTPWVCGVPYPLGGLGSLRSCLFLMQSPHCSLPWRRQEIPPDPAWRAGPGARVGAGSTPQETWSSAAPCSGTLVAVQLLPWEGKAGRMGESPIEPPLPCLLGLGEA